A genomic window from Peptococcus niger includes:
- a CDS encoding copper amine oxidase N-terminal domain-containing protein has product MKKGAITISAVLAIACLLPGTIMAASDPINLWVNNDVAVTDESMGEAYINDAGRTMVPLRLVNDYLGYNTKWTSDGRIHVTGDNGALDVTLQVGSVDYVSNGVPGKFGTPPLVQNGRTYLPARDFSELHGRIYWDGESRTVWMIDTNTPLYRVMGRKIVRAGIDGQQVMDLSGENGVSAQRGDYVNRVKVEKDGTAYVAVNYDNDASGRGLLFRDDGDKLTCLEVRVNGTSSFAVDGDVVYHTMGTKAGPWTNAIDPHRLLVSTADTEKTYTLDFAVNECDLTMEKGKLIAIAPDGARHVIDFNMLSPNVK; this is encoded by the coding sequence ATGAAGAAAGGGGCAATAACGATTTCAGCAGTGCTGGCCATAGCTTGTCTTTTACCAGGAACGATCATGGCGGCGAGTGATCCTATTAATCTTTGGGTGAATAATGATGTTGCGGTTACAGATGAAAGCATGGGAGAAGCATATATTAATGATGCGGGGCGGACAATGGTGCCGTTGCGGTTGGTAAATGACTACTTAGGATATAATACCAAGTGGACAAGCGATGGACGTATTCATGTAACTGGTGATAATGGCGCACTGGATGTTACCTTGCAAGTTGGCAGTGTTGACTATGTTTCAAACGGAGTGCCTGGTAAATTTGGAACCCCACCTCTTGTTCAAAATGGACGCACCTATCTTCCTGCGAGAGATTTCAGTGAACTCCATGGTAGGATTTACTGGGATGGTGAAAGTCGCACGGTGTGGATGATAGATACGAATACCCCACTTTACCGTGTGATGGGAAGGAAAATTGTCCGTGCTGGTATTGACGGACAGCAGGTAATGGATCTTTCTGGTGAAAATGGGGTCTCTGCTCAACGTGGAGACTATGTAAACCGGGTCAAGGTTGAGAAAGATGGCACTGCGTATGTAGCTGTTAATTATGATAATGATGCATCTGGACGTGGACTTTTATTCCGTGATGATGGGGATAAGTTAACCTGTTTGGAAGTTAGGGTTAATGGCACATCGTCTTTTGCTGTTGATGGTGATGTTGTTTACCATACCATGGGTACCAAAGCTGGTCCATGGACAAATGCTATTGATCCTCATCGATTGTTGGTTTCAACAGCTGATACAGAGAAGACCTATACGCTCGACTTTGCTGTCAACGAATGTGACCTCACTATGGAGAAGGGTAAGCTTATTGCTATTGCCCCAGACGGAGCGCGGCATGTCATTGACTTCAATATGTTGTCACCGAATGTAAAATAA
- a CDS encoding amidase domain-containing protein, whose product MKNILKKLFALLLCGALLLPTCASAEEITADRAEVNIPDNAFQVLDEFNNSVVAAYENKNISLDSDAFVNTKLFSQLKARNDYIQKTQSSYDIVDNDTDFRIDKVIKINNDTLKVLATRTVEQTLSYNGSERFPFYSSTREGFILQKVDNMWKIARVVDEVYGINLTMDAFVQDFDNRSVLAKCNSEVSNMYDVVQDLGGIDYLNLPDTMTESTKEAKSLHNTQQLMGYMYSKAKACTYALRWGGSNRNPLFSDYSYSGGDCANFTSQCLNAGGMTYTSSWSPDSYQFINVEGQRDMLVNTGRAKGCYQYLPTYPNNMDRTGTVVHYTNGSAWYHAVIITQDPMTSYSAVRVSGHTANVINGPIWPDSNQIRSFRVY is encoded by the coding sequence ATGAAAAATATTTTGAAAAAGTTATTTGCTTTACTTTTGTGTGGAGCACTTTTACTGCCGACATGTGCTAGTGCAGAGGAAATAACTGCTGACCGAGCAGAAGTAAATATTCCGGATAATGCTTTTCAAGTACTTGATGAATTTAATAATTCTGTTGTCGCCGCATATGAAAACAAAAATATTTCTTTGGACTCAGATGCTTTTGTGAATACAAAGCTTTTTTCTCAACTAAAAGCACGCAATGATTATATTCAAAAGACTCAATCCAGCTATGATATTGTTGACAATGATACTGATTTTAGAATTGACAAAGTCATTAAAATCAATAACGATACTTTAAAAGTTTTAGCAACAAGAACTGTTGAACAGACATTATCGTATAATGGTTCGGAAAGATTTCCTTTTTATTCTTCGACTCGAGAAGGATTTATTCTTCAAAAAGTTGATAATATGTGGAAAATTGCACGTGTTGTTGATGAAGTCTATGGTATAAATTTGACAATGGATGCCTTTGTACAAGATTTTGATAACAGAAGTGTGCTTGCTAAATGTAACTCTGAGGTATCAAACATGTATGATGTCGTTCAAGATTTAGGTGGCATTGATTATTTGAACCTGCCTGATACGATGACTGAAAGTACAAAGGAAGCAAAATCCCTGCATAATACGCAACAGCTCATGGGGTATATGTATTCAAAAGCAAAAGCTTGCACCTATGCGTTAAGATGGGGAGGTAGCAATAGAAATCCTCTATTTAGCGATTATAGTTACTCTGGTGGGGACTGTGCAAATTTTACATCTCAATGCCTCAATGCTGGTGGAATGACCTATACTTCTTCTTGGTCTCCGGACTCCTATCAGTTTATTAACGTTGAGGGACAACGTGATATGTTGGTTAATACTGGTCGCGCAAAAGGATGTTATCAGTATTTGCCTACTTATCCCAATAATATGGATAGAACAGGAACTGTCGTTCATTATACAAATGGGTCTGCGTGGTACCATGCGGTTATTATTACACAAGATCCCATGACTTCTTACAGCGCGGTTAGAGTCAGCGGTCATACAGCTAATGTTATCAATGGTCCTATTTGGCCGGACAGTAACCAAATTCGTTCTTTCCGCGTTTATTAG
- a CDS encoding copper amine oxidase N-terminal domain-containing protein, with amino-acid sequence MKLKKILAGLTCLALLAAPGAAFADSYNVSLVVNKSLVNSDEAAGQVYINDAGCTMIPLRVVNDAFGYKTDWQKDGSIHITSEDGTVDVSMSIGKKEFIANGTARTFKNLPTLKKDRTYIPAREFSELYGHVYWEKDSRTVWIHQGKNTDYQVIGTKLLRGTEAGLQELSLPEGYTLLTKTATDPIVLQQTIGDTTYLGLLVDSSDFMKPVPLFRVNGTGLEYVTDVYGSSTFYVDGDTVYYTDGTGAAGWSNPINPKNLYVADSKSGQVKTHVLDFAVNACTFSMKDGALIATEKNGTQHTIDVKSLGN; translated from the coding sequence ATGAAACTCAAAAAAATTTTAGCCGGTCTAACCTGCCTGGCCCTATTGGCCGCACCCGGCGCCGCTTTTGCAGACAGTTACAATGTCAGCCTTGTTGTCAACAAAAGTCTGGTCAATTCTGATGAAGCTGCCGGACAAGTTTACATCAATGACGCCGGCTGCACCATGATTCCTCTCCGCGTCGTCAACGATGCCTTCGGCTATAAAACCGATTGGCAAAAAGACGGCTCTATTCATATCACCAGCGAAGACGGCACCGTTGACGTCAGCATGAGCATTGGCAAAAAGGAATTTATCGCCAACGGCACTGCCCGCACCTTTAAAAATCTGCCAACCTTGAAAAAAGACCGCACCTACATCCCGGCCAGAGAATTTTCTGAGCTGTACGGCCATGTCTATTGGGAAAAAGACTCCCGTACCGTATGGATTCACCAAGGGAAGAACACAGACTACCAAGTCATCGGCACAAAGCTGCTCCGCGGCACTGAGGCAGGCCTCCAAGAACTAAGCCTGCCGGAAGGCTATACCCTCTTAACCAAGACAGCTACAGACCCCATTGTTTTACAGCAAACCATAGGGGACACCACCTATCTGGGGCTTCTCGTTGATAGCTCCGACTTTATGAAACCTGTTCCCCTCTTCCGAGTCAACGGAACCGGCTTAGAGTATGTGACAGATGTGTACGGGTCCAGCACCTTCTACGTAGACGGCGATACCGTTTATTACACAGACGGGACAGGCGCCGCTGGCTGGAGTAACCCCATCAACCCCAAGAACCTGTATGTTGCAGATAGCAAAAGCGGACAAGTGAAGACCCATGTCTTGGACTTTGCCGTTAACGCCTGCACCTTTAGCATGAAAGACGGTGCGCTTATTGCCACAGAGAAAAATGGCACACAACACACCATTGATGTTAAAAGCTTGGGCAACTAA
- a CDS encoding LytR/AlgR family response regulator transcription factor has product MRIVVIDDERLTCEAIYQTVDRWVLWHKLPFEVYTGHSLSDLRALLTSDTVLAILDIRLPEGSTVDRLDELRAAGFWGDVIFITAYPVSTAAVANVQPFGFVDKRQAAENFSAGLIDLLEKWLDRHQPRFFRYTFNKTSHVVALNNILYFKKEMRRIVPVLTDGEGQGFRGSLEDILDGLDDGVFVLVGNSYLINTRHIKHIHAGEIRFSTGSRLQISKYLQKELERALFSVTGEAEE; this is encoded by the coding sequence GTGCGGATTGTTGTTATTGATGATGAAAGGCTTACATGTGAAGCCATTTATCAGACGGTAGACAGGTGGGTCTTGTGGCATAAGTTACCGTTTGAGGTGTATACCGGCCATTCTTTATCTGACTTGAGGGCGCTTTTGACCTCGGATACGGTCCTGGCCATATTGGATATTCGGCTTCCGGAGGGGAGTACGGTGGATCGGCTGGATGAGCTGCGGGCGGCAGGCTTTTGGGGGGACGTTATTTTTATAACGGCTTATCCGGTGAGCACGGCTGCTGTGGCCAATGTGCAGCCCTTTGGCTTTGTGGACAAGCGGCAAGCGGCAGAAAATTTTTCTGCCGGGCTTATCGATTTGTTGGAAAAATGGCTGGACCGGCATCAACCGCGTTTTTTCCGCTATACCTTTAATAAAACTTCACATGTGGTTGCGCTTAACAATATTCTCTACTTTAAAAAGGAAATGCGGCGGATTGTCCCTGTGCTGACAGACGGTGAGGGACAGGGCTTTCGCGGGTCCTTAGAGGACATTCTTGACGGGTTGGACGATGGTGTTTTTGTCTTGGTGGGCAACAGTTATTTGATCAATACCCGGCATATTAAGCACATTCATGCGGGCGAGATAAGGTTTAGCACCGGGAGTCGGCTGCAAATCAGCAAGTATTTGCAAAAAGAGTTGGAAAGGGCGCTTTTTTCCGTGACAGGGGAGGCCGAAGAATGA
- a CDS encoding GHKL domain-containing protein, whose translation MMEGLLRLAPGPWILAVYVIKLLVIAGGLAGFIYPLLFQERRWLLAGAVLLGSSLLLGCAYEPAFPYVGRNGALFLGILLWGLFSADDGRMRLLKALLLTALLMPAQVLAFESYAQFIMRPRYLGYSPVQYLAFHVFDTVLALGMMAVFCYFMRKGLFRAMTRRTLAAFAGGAVGVLLLFDYFIRQYGVIALPLNNIGVLIMVSTVVIFLLFLVSGLFFQNRRLAQMLATTEQDYSSILKRDLQAQQKQLENFYNEAHDRYNRMKTLHHLILHDDSRLAAEKLEQWMWHKPDLTDQVLASSGDKMVDAVLHVKSADAGDIPLHIQINGHFPPGDHEEIAMVIANLMDNAIAAAGTAENPDISLLLTIKYGMLKGVLVNTCADSEAASPAPPGRGLGIVREILRRHDGRMGIERSPGRYRVEWLAYLNIEDD comes from the coding sequence ATGATGGAAGGGCTATTACGCTTGGCACCGGGGCCTTGGATTTTAGCGGTTTATGTGATTAAGCTGCTGGTCATTGCCGGGGGACTGGCGGGCTTTATTTATCCCCTCTTGTTTCAAGAACGGCGGTGGCTTCTGGCTGGGGCGGTTTTGCTTGGCAGCAGCCTGCTGCTGGGCTGTGCCTATGAGCCGGCTTTTCCCTATGTGGGGCGGAACGGCGCGCTTTTTTTGGGCATTTTGCTATGGGGGCTGTTCAGTGCTGATGATGGGCGGATGCGGCTTTTAAAGGCCTTGCTCTTGACGGCCCTCTTGATGCCGGCCCAGGTGCTGGCCTTTGAAAGCTATGCCCAGTTTATCATGCGACCGCGTTACCTGGGCTACAGCCCGGTGCAATATCTGGCTTTTCATGTGTTTGACACGGTGTTGGCGCTGGGGATGATGGCTGTTTTTTGCTATTTTATGCGCAAGGGGCTCTTCCGGGCCATGACCCGGCGAACGCTGGCGGCCTTTGCCGGCGGCGCCGTTGGCGTCTTGCTGCTGTTTGATTATTTTATCCGGCAATACGGCGTTATCGCCCTGCCTTTGAATAACATCGGTGTCTTAATTATGGTGTCCACCGTTGTGATTTTTTTGCTCTTTTTGGTCAGCGGCCTGTTTTTTCAAAACCGGCGTCTGGCGCAGATGCTGGCGACAACGGAGCAGGATTACAGCAGCATTTTGAAAAGAGATTTACAAGCACAGCAGAAGCAGCTGGAAAACTTTTATAATGAAGCGCATGACCGCTACAATCGCATGAAGACGCTGCACCATTTGATCCTGCATGATGACAGCCGCCTGGCGGCGGAGAAGCTGGAGCAATGGATGTGGCACAAGCCTGATCTGACAGACCAGGTGCTGGCGTCCTCAGGTGATAAAATGGTGGATGCCGTTTTGCATGTGAAATCTGCAGACGCAGGAGACATTCCCCTGCACATCCAGATCAACGGCCATTTTCCGCCGGGGGACCATGAAGAAATCGCCATGGTGATTGCCAATCTAATGGACAACGCCATTGCCGCCGCCGGTACTGCGGAAAATCCGGACATCTCCCTGCTCTTGACCATCAAGTATGGGATGCTGAAAGGGGTCCTGGTCAATACCTGCGCAGACAGTGAGGCCGCCTCACCGGCGCCGCCCGGTCGCGGGCTGGGCATTGTCCGTGAGATTCTCCGCCGGCACGATGGCCGCATGGGCATAGAAAGAAGCCCGGGACGCTACCGGGTGGAGTGGCTGGCCTATTTAAATATAGAAGATGACTGA
- a CDS encoding WG repeat-containing protein, giving the protein MKKQGFILLALVVMVTLTACGGPGAESSSAEGSAGAGAGSVVAAPFAEVIGGTDDQGRTVVYTNVDKTGVLTVDSKANLVDDKGKTVLSTDFRDLRPIFGSDYYAFQEVTDGPWGLMTAEGKQLKAPFAEDIALLSEKDGKAVFSYKKDEHWGVYDLQTDSLTDAMSEGMPLAAGAGFVYSKNGHMGLAANDGSLLTEADFDWIGLFGDSDEALYKRGSEQGILNTSGQVVRTLEIDGALQPASLLNGLPVSYKKDGRWGLLDKDFKVLRQPFSDQAVVMVASEQKGQSYGLYDEKGRIGLLNAKGDLVRKPFADEIGAFTRDGYAVYKDGGHGGIVDVNGKDIKVPKNQGIENFNELGYAAFQQDGAWGLLDEKGKVVLKPTYAELRLFNKAPLAWFKEKPKDKWGIVALK; this is encoded by the coding sequence ATGAAGAAGCAGGGCTTTATTTTACTGGCGCTGGTAGTCATGGTGACTTTGACGGCTTGTGGCGGGCCGGGGGCAGAATCGTCTTCGGCAGAAGGGTCTGCCGGTGCAGGGGCGGGCAGTGTTGTTGCGGCGCCTTTTGCGGAGGTCATCGGCGGGACGGATGACCAAGGGCGGACGGTGGTCTATACGAATGTGGATAAGACCGGGGTCTTAACGGTGGACAGCAAGGCGAATTTGGTGGATGATAAGGGCAAGACGGTCTTAAGCACGGATTTTCGTGACTTGCGGCCTATTTTCGGCAGCGATTATTACGCTTTTCAAGAAGTCACAGATGGCCCCTGGGGGCTGATGACCGCAGAAGGCAAGCAATTGAAGGCGCCTTTTGCAGAAGATATTGCCCTTTTGTCGGAAAAAGACGGCAAGGCGGTTTTCAGTTACAAGAAAGACGAGCACTGGGGTGTGTACGATCTTCAAACCGATAGCCTGACAGATGCCATGAGCGAGGGAATGCCACTGGCGGCAGGTGCCGGCTTTGTCTATAGCAAAAATGGCCACATGGGCTTGGCCGCCAATGACGGCAGCTTGCTGACCGAAGCGGACTTTGATTGGATCGGCCTTTTTGGCGACAGCGATGAGGCGCTTTATAAACGGGGCAGTGAGCAGGGCATTTTAAATACCAGCGGTCAGGTGGTGCGGACCCTTGAGATAGACGGGGCCCTGCAACCGGCCAGCCTTTTAAACGGGCTGCCTGTTTCCTATAAAAAAGACGGCCGCTGGGGGCTTTTGGACAAGGACTTCAAGGTCTTGAGGCAGCCGTTTTCAGACCAGGCGGTTGTCATGGTGGCATCAGAGCAAAAAGGCCAGTCTTATGGCCTGTATGATGAAAAAGGGCGGATTGGCCTGTTGAACGCCAAGGGTGACCTGGTGCGGAAGCCTTTTGCCGATGAGATTGGCGCATTTACCCGGGATGGTTATGCTGTTTATAAGGATGGCGGCCACGGCGGGATTGTTGATGTGAACGGTAAAGACATCAAGGTGCCAAAAAACCAGGGCATTGAAAACTTTAATGAGCTGGGCTATGCGGCTTTTCAGCAGGACGGCGCTTGGGGCCTTCTGGATGAAAAGGGCAAGGTGGTCTTAAAGCCGACCTATGCAGAATTGCGCCTCTTTAACAAGGCCCCCTTGGCCTGGTTTAAGGAAAAACCGAAGGACAAATGGGGGATTGTGGCCCTCAAATAG
- a CDS encoding NUDIX hydrolase gives MELWELLDAAGSPTGELHRRGDALPQGRYHAIIGVWTLHRQLKRVLITRRAPEKIICPNRWENTGGSVIAGETAPQAAARELREETGLHSTPGDLIQVATIQNGQVFANCFINYTAQPPDSIVLQAEETVDYRWVSLAEIDAIIAAGHFAEPEIIQYRTCRPFLAQALQDL, from the coding sequence ATGGAACTCTGGGAATTACTCGACGCCGCCGGCAGCCCCACCGGTGAACTCCACCGCCGCGGCGATGCCCTTCCCCAAGGGCGCTACCACGCCATCATCGGCGTCTGGACCCTCCACCGCCAGCTGAAACGCGTCCTCATCACCCGCCGGGCGCCGGAAAAAATCATCTGCCCCAACCGCTGGGAAAACACAGGCGGGTCTGTTATCGCCGGCGAAACAGCCCCTCAAGCCGCCGCCCGGGAGCTGCGTGAAGAAACCGGTCTCCACTCCACTCCCGGCGACTTAATCCAGGTCGCCACCATTCAAAACGGCCAAGTCTTTGCCAATTGCTTTATCAACTACACCGCCCAGCCCCCGGACAGCATCGTCCTGCAAGCGGAGGAAACGGTGGATTACCGCTGGGTCTCCTTGGCCGAAATTGACGCCATCATCGCCGCCGGTCACTTCGCCGAACCGGAAATCATCCAGTACCGCACCTGCCGGCCCTTTCTCGCCCAAGCCCTCCAGGACCTATAA
- a CDS encoding DEAD/DEAH box helicase, whose protein sequence is MTFADLGLTDTSRQALKDLFGVTDPTSIQAKAYPPLAQGRSVALADITGSGKTLAYLLPLLTDDLLAASENRLLIIAPTAELCKQIADVADAYCTALGHPQAVTAAFGGANIRYQLEQLGKRPPVVIGTPGRILELFNRRKLNGQTIRTLILDEVDALLGKPADIADLQKRLLRDVQLVLVSASLQDDQLAFFNRDLLRLAGDGALNTRIHHLILPCQSSRKFDQLRPLLFALQGSGTSLVFLNALDQIDRIVARLRHLGLPAAGLYSAMHKNDRQAVMQGVRKGDITILVSSDLAARGLDLPIIDQVIHLDFPNDPTTYVHRAGRTARGPEAEGASVVLVAGRDEAALRIYERELGIHFDKMFVRDGLCYLGEAPEKAEKPTPSSKSFKAKKKKTAPKPPPKKKSKKAPKHAARKKAQQKKKR, encoded by the coding sequence ATGACATTTGCAGACTTGGGCTTGACCGATACGAGCAGACAGGCCCTAAAGGACCTATTCGGGGTTACCGACCCCACCAGCATCCAGGCCAAGGCCTATCCCCCCCTTGCCCAAGGCCGGTCTGTCGCCCTGGCGGACATTACCGGCAGCGGCAAAACCCTGGCCTACCTCCTCCCCCTTTTAACCGATGACCTCCTGGCCGCATCAGAAAACCGCCTGCTCATCATCGCCCCCACCGCCGAACTCTGCAAGCAGATTGCCGATGTGGCCGATGCCTACTGCACCGCCTTGGGCCATCCCCAGGCGGTCACCGCAGCCTTTGGCGGCGCCAATATCCGCTACCAGCTTGAGCAGCTGGGCAAGCGACCGCCGGTCGTCATCGGCACACCCGGCCGCATTTTAGAATTGTTCAACCGCCGCAAACTCAACGGCCAAACCATTCGCACCCTGATCCTGGACGAGGTGGACGCCCTCTTGGGCAAGCCGGCAGACATTGCCGATTTACAAAAGCGCCTCTTACGTGACGTCCAACTCGTCCTTGTTTCCGCCTCCTTGCAGGATGACCAGCTGGCTTTTTTCAACCGAGACCTCCTGCGCCTGGCCGGTGACGGCGCCTTAAACACCCGCATCCACCACCTCATCCTGCCCTGCCAATCCAGCCGCAAGTTTGACCAGCTCCGCCCCCTCTTGTTTGCCCTCCAGGGCAGTGGCACCAGCCTGGTTTTTCTCAACGCCCTGGACCAAATTGACCGCATCGTCGCCCGGCTAAGGCATCTGGGCCTGCCTGCCGCCGGCTTGTACAGCGCCATGCACAAAAACGACCGCCAAGCGGTCATGCAAGGCGTCCGCAAGGGCGACATCACCATCCTGGTCTCCAGCGACTTGGCCGCCCGCGGCTTGGACCTGCCCATCATTGACCAGGTCATCCACCTGGACTTCCCCAATGACCCAACCACCTACGTCCACCGCGCCGGCCGGACCGCCCGCGGTCCGGAAGCGGAAGGGGCCTCCGTCGTCCTCGTTGCCGGGCGGGATGAAGCCGCCTTGCGCATTTACGAACGGGAGTTGGGCATTCACTTTGACAAGATGTTCGTCCGGGACGGGCTCTGCTACCTTGGCGAAGCCCCTGAGAAAGCGGAAAAGCCAACCCCCTCATCCAAATCATTCAAGGCGAAAAAGAAAAAAACCGCCCCCAAGCCCCCGCCTAAAAAGAAAAGCAAAAAAGCACCGAAACACGCCGCGCGCAAAAAAGCGCAGCAGAAAAAAAAGAGGTAA
- a CDS encoding MBL fold metallo-hydrolase — MEELIYLGTGAAMNTDCFTTALLLRDGLKGRHFLMDTGGGNGILHRLRQADIPPEAITDVFISHHHTDHILGAPWLMRLSGHGKQRHPDWPPLHIYGSPALLDTLMAVCRPILPSSVLDMIGSHIRLVPVESGTTCPIGPWQVTFFDIGAAKVEQYGCQIRLQTGERLVYLGDEPLRAPGMPYAREADYLIHEAYIAHPGEGRFSPKSIGHSTVAEAAANARDAGARHLILFHSGLDATPTRRQDYISLARETFTGEISAPNDLDSLFFEHRPKENHQ, encoded by the coding sequence TTGGAAGAACTGATCTACTTAGGCACCGGTGCCGCCATGAACACCGATTGCTTCACCACCGCCCTGCTTTTGCGGGATGGCCTCAAGGGCCGGCATTTTCTGATGGACACCGGCGGCGGCAACGGCATTTTACACCGGCTGCGCCAAGCCGACATCCCCCCGGAGGCCATTACCGACGTTTTTATCTCCCACCACCATACCGACCATATCCTGGGGGCGCCCTGGCTTATGCGCTTGTCCGGCCACGGCAAGCAGCGCCATCCCGACTGGCCCCCCCTACATATTTACGGCAGCCCGGCCCTTTTGGACACCTTGATGGCCGTCTGCCGACCGATCTTGCCCAGCTCAGTCCTGGACATGATTGGCAGCCATATCCGGCTGGTGCCTGTGGAAAGCGGCACCACCTGCCCCATTGGTCCCTGGCAGGTCACCTTCTTTGACATCGGCGCCGCCAAAGTGGAGCAATACGGCTGTCAAATCCGCCTGCAAACCGGTGAACGCCTGGTCTACCTGGGCGATGAACCCTTGCGGGCGCCGGGCATGCCCTATGCCCGGGAGGCCGACTACCTCATCCATGAAGCCTACATTGCCCATCCCGGCGAAGGCCGGTTTTCCCCGAAATCCATCGGCCATTCCACCGTTGCCGAAGCCGCCGCCAACGCCCGTGACGCCGGCGCCCGCCACCTAATCCTCTTCCATTCCGGCTTGGACGCCACGCCGACCCGCCGGCAAGACTACATCAGCCTGGCCCGGGAAACCTTCACGGGAGAAATATCCGCACCGAACGACCTTGACAGCCTATTTTTCGAACACCGGCCAAAGGAGAACCATCAATGA
- a CDS encoding class B sortase yields MKKIRVVIGVICLVVGLALIINHQVDWRGHLHTWQHVPPAEELATSSLPAPENPYAADIARYQSANGDVCGWLDFPDFVNAPVVKGGDNEFYLTHDATGNANPNGTAFLDYEVAPETADHWVIYGHNMANGQVFSNLDRLLGQATAESHRRFRLATPTRVWDCEIIGVYDMNLEDPAQFFSYNSWLNWDDEKNARAYLDNLSASERVRLSTPVDKRDQLVTLSTCDNAQKDARILIVAKRTVSA; encoded by the coding sequence ATGAAAAAAATACGTGTGGTCATCGGGGTCATCTGCCTGGTTGTGGGGCTGGCCCTGATCATCAATCATCAGGTGGATTGGCGCGGGCACCTGCACACCTGGCAGCACGTGCCCCCGGCAGAGGAGCTGGCAACGTCGTCCTTGCCGGCGCCGGAAAATCCCTATGCGGCAGATATAGCCCGCTACCAGTCGGCCAATGGGGATGTCTGCGGCTGGCTGGATTTTCCTGACTTTGTCAATGCCCCGGTGGTTAAGGGGGGAGATAACGAATTCTACTTGACCCATGATGCCACCGGCAATGCCAATCCAAACGGGACGGCTTTTTTAGACTATGAAGTGGCGCCGGAGACGGCGGACCATTGGGTGATTTACGGGCATAATATGGCCAATGGGCAGGTCTTTTCCAATTTAGACCGCCTGCTGGGCCAGGCCACGGCAGAGAGCCATCGCCGGTTCCGCTTGGCTACCCCGACCAGGGTCTGGGATTGTGAGATCATCGGCGTGTATGATATGAATTTGGAAGATCCGGCGCAGTTTTTCAGCTACAACAGTTGGCTGAACTGGGATGATGAGAAGAACGCCCGGGCTTATCTGGACAACTTGTCTGCCAGTGAGCGGGTACGCCTGTCCACGCCTGTTGACAAAAGAGACCAGCTGGTGACCCTGTCCACCTGTGACAATGCGCAAAAGGATGCCCGTATTTTGATTGTTGCCAAACGGACCGTCAGTGCCTAG